The following proteins are encoded in a genomic region of Coffea eugenioides isolate CCC68of chromosome 6, Ceug_1.0, whole genome shotgun sequence:
- the LOC113774490 gene encoding uncharacterized protein LOC113774490, giving the protein MPQSSHTGNLEFDPEIEKKVKRLAKEAKLRKQQVLSPSSPGLNLVVDLSRSFCDLEEHIFDQLLIQYFYERLSPMDRSMVDVASSGALLNKTIDEATRLISNMAENCQQFGARTDGVTRRVNEAAKICGICTAPGHPTDMCPTLQENSHEQANVMGGFSGPPQRRNDAPTYNPGWRNHSNFSYASKLPGKLPAQVIPNPKESACVMTLRSSKEMQSLILQARKINEEKVNEEFEKKEPSTEKVSHKCDASKTFEIDPPFPSRMAKTKKEETEKEILDTFRKVEINIPLLDVIKQLPKYAKFLKGLCTNRNKLNNDDKIRVGENVSAALQRKLPQKCKDLDVLDPFM; this is encoded by the exons ATGCCTCAATCTTCCCATACAGGAAACCTTGAATTTGATCCGGAGATCGAGAAAAAAGTCAAGAGATTGGCTAAGGAAGCTAAATTGCGGAAGCAACAAGTTTTATCACCATCTTCTCCTGGACTTAACTTGGTTGTTGATTTAAGCAGATCGTTTTGTGATTTGGAAGAGCAC ATATTCGATCAGCTATTGattcaatatttttatgaaagatTGTCACCGATGGATAGAAGCATGGTAGATGTAGCTAGTAGTGGTGCTCTACTCAATAAAACAATAGATGAAGCCACAAGGTTGATTTCTAATATGGCGGAAAATTGTCAACAATTTGGTGCTAGGACAGATGGAGTGACTAGAAGGGTAAATGAG GCAGCTAAAATATGTGGAATTTGTACTGCTCCCGGACACCCAACTGATATGTGTCCGACTCTTCAAGAAAATTCTCACGAGCAGGCAAATGTTATGGGAGGTTTTTCAGGACCACCACAAAGGAGAAATGATGCACCTACATACAATCCAGGGTGGCGAAATCACTCCAATTTCAGCTATGCTTCAAAACTGCCAG GTAAACTACCAGCTCAGGTTATTCCAAACCCAAAGGAGAGTGCATGTGTGATGACCCTCCGTAGTAGCAAGGAAATGCAGTCCTTAATACTGCAAGCAAGGAAAATTAATGAAGAAAAAGTGAATGAAGAGTTTGAGAAGAAAGAGCCTTCAACTGAAAAGGTAAGTCATAAATGTGATGCTTCTAAAACATTTGAAATTGACCCTCCTTTTCCTAGCAGGATGGCTAAAACAAAAAAGGAGGAAACtgagaaggaaattttggacaCATTTCGAAAAGTTGAGATCAACATCCCTTTGCTTGATGTGATTAAGCAGTTACCGAAATATGCAAAATTTCTGAAGGGATTGTGCACTAACCGGAACAAACTTAATAATGATGACAAAATAAGGGTTGGTGAGAATGTGTCAGCAGCTCTCCAAAGAAAGTTGCCTCAAAAGTGCAAGGATCTAGATGTACTTGACCCTTTCATGTAG
- the LOC113775439 gene encoding mitochondrial outer membrane import complex protein METAXIN-like, whose translation MEEVKNGEKLTLVTRKPCFGLPTACPTCLPVYIYLRFAQLPFDVEYNLIYPDSDQIPYVEFGSHVVYNNEKGGVIQSLKDEQTVDLDSDVSGIPEWVSTKAMVESWLAEAVMYELWVGSDGSSAQKIYYSDLPWPIGKCLYFKQIHMVKQLLGITKGNAERREEEIYRRAATAYNALSTRLGEQSFFFENRPTSLDAIFLGHALFTLHALPETSVLRSKLLDHANLVRYAENLKAEFVDADSSSSSVSPSRSDPSSSVPKRGPSNWKSNPKSKPKREKTEEEKKFKRRAKYFLVTQLVAVLVFISLLGRSNDAEVEFEDGDDGLDYE comes from the exons ATGGAAGAAGTGAAGAACGGAGAAAAGCTAACGCTAGTGACACGGAAGCCCTGTTTCGGACTACCCACCGCATGCCCGACTTGTTTACCCGTTTATATTTATCTCAGATTCGCTCAACTCCCTTTTGATGTTGAATACAATCTCATCTATCCTGATTCTG ATCAAATACCTTACGTTGAATTCGGTAGTCACGTGGTCTATAACAATGAAAAAGGTGGAGTTATCCAGAGTTTAAAGGATGAGCAAACTGTTGATTTGGACTCCGATGTCTCTGGTATCCCTGAATGGGTATCAACAAAAGCAATGGTGGAATCATGGCTTGCTGAAGCTGTCATGTATGAGCTTTGGGTCGGGTCTGATGGAAGTTCAGCACAGAAGATATATTATTCTGATCTCCCGTGGCCTATAGGAAAGTGTTTATACTTTAAGCAAATTCATATGGTGAAACAACTACTCGGAATAACTAAAGGGAATGCTGAGAGAAGGGAAGAGGAG ATCTATAGGAGAGCTGCGACTGCTTATAATGCTTTGTCAACTAGGTTAGGTGAACAATCTTTTTTCTTTGAGAACAG GCCTACAAGTCTGGATGCCATATTTCTTGGTCATGCGCTTTTCACACTTCATGCGTTACCT GAGACGTCAGTACTGCGAAGTAAGCTTTTGGATCATGCTAATCTTGTTAGATATGCAGAAAATCTAAAAGCGGAGTTTGTAGATGCTgattcttcttcatcttctgtCTCGCCATCTCGGTCTGATCCCTCCTCCTCAGTGCCTAAGAGAGGTCCTTCAAATTGGA AATCGAATCCTAAGAGTAAACCTAAGAGGGAAAAGACAGAGGAAGAGAAGAAATTCAAGAGGAGagcaaaatattttttggtAACCCAACTTGTTGCAGTATTGGTCTTTATCTCCCTTCTTGGTAGGTCTAATGATGCTGAAGTAGAGTTTGAGGATGGTGATGATGGCTTGGATTATGAGTAA